A region of Argentina anserina chromosome 5, drPotAnse1.1, whole genome shotgun sequence DNA encodes the following proteins:
- the LOC126795430 gene encoding nuclear transcription factor Y subunit C-9-like, translating to MRQAGKYSGFMMCGGISGRTGPHSLPLARIKKIMKKSGEDVKMISGEAPIVFSKACELFIEELTRRSWATTLQGKRRILHKDDVASAVMATDIFDFLVSMVSETASPSEDGTLPEEEETAGSS from the coding sequence ATGAGGCAAGCAGGAAAGTACTCGGGATTCATGATGTGTGGAGGCATATCGGGAAGAACCGGACCGCACTCATTGCCGCTGGCAaggataaaaaaaatcatgaagAAGTCCGGCGAAGACGTGAAGATGATATCCGGCGAGGCTCCAATTGTGTTCTCAAAGGCGTGTGAGCTGTTTATAGAGGAGCTCACACGGAGGTCTTGGGCGACCACGCTCCAAGGGAAGAGGAGGATACTGCACAAAGACGATGTAGCATCCGCGGTCATGGCCACCGATATCTTTGATTTTTTGGTCAGTATGGTCTCGGAGACTGCTTCTCCTTCTGAAGATGGGACGTTACCGGAGGAAGAGGAAACAGCGGGATCGTCATAG